In a genomic window of Gossypium arboreum isolate Shixiya-1 chromosome 9, ASM2569848v2, whole genome shotgun sequence:
- the LOC108456111 gene encoding uncharacterized protein LOC108456111, whose product MIAYLRKCPNLTIVCGNNVVFLQRFLHNGPDTVEELLDRHVVKEKSLEDEDEESLNRQRLTSTRREVLSLYRDILRATRFFMWPDSRGVLWRDILRENARKEFDEARFEKDPEVVTRLLIGGRHAVESALEKLTEKQRHQIQKERGDGR is encoded by the coding sequence ATGATCGCATACCTACGAAAATGTCCAAATTTAACTATCGTATGTGGAAACAATGTTGTCTTCCTCCAGCGTTTTCTACACAATGGTCCGGACACCGTGGAAGAGCTTCTTGACAGACACGTTGTGAAGGAGAAATCCCTAGAGGATGAGGACGAAGAGTCGCTGAACCGACAGCGCCTCACCAGCACTCGACGAGAGGTACTGAGTCTCTACCGCGACATCCTTCGAGCCACCCGATTCTTCATGTGGCCCGATTCTCGGGGCGTTCTGTGGAGGGACATATTGAGAGAGAACGCAAGGAAGGAGTTCGATGAAGCTCGCTTCGAGAAGGATCCGGAAGTTGTGACGCGATTGCTTATCGGTGGGCGTCATGCGGTTGAATCTGCATTGGAGAAGCTAACGGAAAAGCAGAGGCATCAGATTCAGAAGGAGCGGGGAGATGGTCGGTGA